CGAACCCTTCGATAAGAAAACCGATTTCGTGGTTGGTCGAGAAATTGGTCGGCCCCCGCATTTTTTCCATCCCCTCCGACTTGAGCGTAATCATCGCCACTTTGAACAGTTTCGCGGCGACCTCAAAATCATCGATCGATTCAAAGAATCCGAAAAAGCCGACTTTCTCCTGATGAAATTCATTATGGTAAAAATTGATACAGGTGGCGATACGACCGACCACCTCGCCGTCTTTCAAGGCCAGAAATAATTTGGTCTTGGCCCCCCGGTAAAACGGGTTCTTCTTCTTATTGAAAAATTGCTTTCGCTCGGTAATTAACGGCGGCACCCAGTGGGGCTCATCCTTATAGAACTTGAAAGGAAGTTTGATAAAGGTATTCAGGAGCCTGTGGGAATCGACCTCGATGACTTCAACGCCCTGCACCATAATATCTGACTCTATGAAATCACTCTCATCTGCTTGCCGACTTTCTCAAAGACTTCGAGAACGCGGTCGAGATGGGCATCGGTATGAGTAGCGGTATATGAAGTGCGGATCAGTGCCATCCCGGGGGCAACCGCCGGCGAAATGGTCGGATTGGCAAAAACGCCGTTGTCAAAAAGGGCTTTCCAGAATCGGAATGTATCCATATCCTCGCCGATCAGCACCGGGACAATCGGGGTCTCGGAGTGACGCGTATCGAACCCGAGCCGCTTGAATTCACTCTGCATCCGGCGGGCGTTTTTCCAGAGATTGGTGCGCCGTTCCGGTTCGGTCTCAATTATATCCAAAGCGGCCAGAGCGGCGGCGGTGGCTGAGGGTGGAATTGAGGCCGAGAATATAAACTCACGGGAGAAGTGCTTGACATAATTGATTACTTTGGCATCAGAGGCGATAAATCCCCCCAGCGAGGCAAACGACTTGGAGAATGTCCCCATGGTAATATCAACACCATCGATCATATTGAAATGCTCGGCGGTGCCGCGGCCTCCTTCACCCAAGACGCCGATCGAATGGGCATCATCAATCATCACCCGCGCCCCGTATTTCCGGGCCAGGGTTGCCAGTTCGGGGAGTTTAACAATATCCCCCTCCATGGAAAAGACCCCATCGGCAACAACGAATATCCCGCCGCGGCCGCCGTTCTCGGAGACATTTCGGAGCACCCGCTCCAGATCATTCATGTCATTATGGCCATATTTGAGAACTCTGCCGAAAGAAAGCCGGCAGCCGTCAACTATGGAGGCATGATCGGCCCGGTCGATGACCAGGGTGTCACTTTTCCCGACCAGACAGGAAATGGTTCCCAGGTTGGTCTGGAAGCCGGTCGAGAAAACGATAGCCGCATCCCGCTTCATAAATTTGGCCAACCGCTCCTCAAGTTCAATATGAAGGTCCAGCGTGCCGTTAAGGAACCGGGAACCGGTGCATCCGGAACCATATTTATGGA
This sequence is a window from Candidatus Zixiibacteriota bacterium. Protein-coding genes within it:
- a CDS encoding pyridoxal phosphate-dependent aminotransferase family protein, giving the protein MNQKTDLFEKCFQFKAADEVKAAGVYPYFHPVSSAPGDEVIVDGHKIIMVGSNNYLGLTNDPRVKEAAAKAVHKYGSGCTGSRFLNGTLDLHIELEERLAKFMKRDAAIVFSTGFQTNLGTISCLVGKSDTLVIDRADHASIVDGCRLSFGRVLKYGHNDMNDLERVLRNVSENGGRGGIFVVADGVFSMEGDIVKLPELATLARKYGARVMIDDAHSIGVLGEGGRGTAEHFNMIDGVDITMGTFSKSFASLGGFIASDAKVINYVKHFSREFIFSASIPPSATAAALAALDIIETEPERRTNLWKNARRMQSEFKRLGFDTRHSETPIVPVLIGEDMDTFRFWKALFDNGVFANPTISPAVAPGMALIRTSYTATHTDAHLDRVLEVFEKVGKQMRVIS